DNA sequence from the Armigeres subalbatus isolate Guangzhou_Male chromosome 1, GZ_Asu_2, whole genome shotgun sequence genome:
AATTTGCGGTGTCTCAGATTTAACGAAATAGACGATgtagtagttgagcggatgtcatggggtcagctttgagcatctcggccgatatgcgatcgacccctggggctttattcgatttcatgctttggatgactGTTCGAATCTCTAGCAGtaatggagcttcggtattgacgcatgttatacgtcggatcctagacagatcatgccgaggtggtgatggcctggctggcacctgaaaaagttgttcgaagtgctcgaaccagagtttcggctaagactttggctcctctggttcgctctatcgcggctttggcttctcttcgctcctctatcttcctccagatctcatcggtgatccattgttttctctgggtgcgcagttcgcccagattgttctcgctggtggcaatgaaagcattcttgatggcggtccattggtcttccacgctgccaccttccggaatatctgcagcacgcgtctccagttcttcgacgaaggaccgtttcacagtggcatcttccagtcggtgtATGTTGAACCGTCGTTCAgctctctcctcctgccgacgaatttGCGCAAttcgcaggcgtatttcgccgatgaggagatgatgatcagacgcgatatcggcactatgtttattccgtacatcaagaaggctatGTTTCCATTTTcgactgatgcagatgtggtcgatttgattttctgtaaagccgtcacgggagacccatgtgaccttgtgaaccggtcgatgagggaagagcgatctcccgatcaccatgccgttattaccacaaaattctgcgaacaggtctccgttttcgctcatttctccgagaccatggcgtcccataatgcgctcatggttcgagttgtcggatccgatcttcgcattaaagtcgcccaaacagatcttgatatcacccttcggaattctatctacgacggcattgagttgactgtagaagttctctttgtcttacAGATCGACAgtatcggttggcgcataacattggattatagtaaggtttcggaccggtgttctaaatctggcaacaattatcctttcacttataggttcccacttcattagcgcagagtgtgcctgagcgcttagtaggaagccaactccgcggtgccggggagcgtgttcacctcgtaaaccagagaatagcagaacttgtcccgatggcgttctgtgttctccaaagtttggccaacggacttcactcagccccaggatctcaagcttcatgcggcgtgcctcattggcaagttttgccaatttaccctgctggacTAGGgtttaaaacgttccatgttcctattcgtgtccgttgcttcgcgctaagagtcgtcgccgtaaaatcagtccgtattctttcattatcggattctcgaacaaattgatgtttcgggaacagtaggttgttggcccaagcttccctatccaccgggatggggctgtcatcttaggtatagcttccggggattGATAGGCATTGTACCCTCACATAAAAATATAGAACCATTGTATAATGTATATTCATCATAAATTATGAAGTGAATCAGGCTTCTAGAAAAGTATTAAACAAAATAGTCAAATGATTTGCGGataacattttacaacactgtgtACGACCCTCCCCCTTTAGTCAAGAGCTCGTCTGACTCCTGCACACTCATGGCCAGCGAAGAACTGGATATAACCTCCAAAATTCAAGATAATAAAGGAGATAATCCCAGTTTCACTCGTCAGCTTTGCCTTATGCACCAGCActgaattattttaatagattgATTTATTTGAGTACATTAAGTGCAAAACAATAATTTATCATCGCATTATGCTTTCCCTTTGAACGTGAATTCATAAAAATCACCAAAGTGGAAAAAATGTCGTTAATTATGCGTTATATGTGATAAACGCTGAAATGAAACCCCCTGGTACTGTTGCAATGCCCGTCTCttattaataattaaaaaatcggACAAATCTTGATTCACCGATGCCTATTTTGCACTTTCCCATTTATAGATTCTCTCTTTCTGGACAACCCCCCTGGCAGTGGAAACCAATTTATCACATAACAAAATGAAATCCTCATCTTCGTCCAGCTTGTCCCGGCGTGCTCTCGTTGCCCTGCTGGTATGCACGCTGCTCATAGACCTGAGCGTCTTCACCGAAGCTCGGCCTCAGGATGACCCAACATCTGTGGCCGAAGCCATTCGACTTCTACAGGAACTGGAATCAAAACACGCCCAACACGCTAGGCCAAGGTAAGTGACTGCCCATTTGAACCGATAACCGCGATCTAGCGAGTACACCTATTCGTTATGCATGAAACCATAAATCGAAAATATTAATAACAATCAGGTGACAGCGCGTTTGAAATGCGTAAGCCGTGAGGAAATTGCCGACACCCAGAGCAAACGAAAGATAGATGTTGCTTCTGCACTATTAAGGTCCCACTGCGATCGGCTAACGATTTATATTTAATTGCATTCCGCAGCAAATGCAACAAAACATGCCCACGTGCATtgacagatttatttatttttgcacGTTTTTTCTCTGGTTTCTCGCATCCAATGCCCTTAAAGGTGCCCAACCCCAAACTAATCTACAATGCAAGGGCCAGCTGCAGATGCATCGACCTTTTACCGTGCGATGTAGTAATGAACCGAAGTGCTACCTGATGATACGAGGACGCTACGCACAACGAATTACCATTAATGATAATTCGCTTCGACGGAGACAAAGAAACAAATTTATGTTTGCGGGAAGCATTTACATCATGCATTGCATCGCGTACAGGAGTTGATTTAAAACTATTCATAAATATGTTAAAACAATTGTTATACaggcaaaattttccaaatgatattttgttttataatttgGTCTACTGTTACAATGGCtaaaatatttgtttatttttgaacaTCGTGCTTTCTTTACAAAGTGTTCCCTATGCTCCAAGATGTAGGCCGTTGAACTTATGGTTATTTGCCCTTAACTTTTTATGGGAGTATTCGCACCAGATTGAGTAAAATTATTATTCGAAACAAATTCTTGAGCAAACTAGAACCCTACAGCATGCACAAAATCCCTTTGTTTAGAATTGTGTTAACTACTTCAACGTAACATACGTATGCATACTCAAATATTCGATTTTGAACTTGTCTTTTTGGGAGCATGATAGAATAATATATGTTGCGTAGAAATAACAATCCCACCTGTTGACCAGTACTGATTAATTTGATTTCATCAGGAGAAAATTTCGTACTGCCAAAACTTCTGCTCAACACTATTGCTACTGCTTTGAGATAGAACACGAAACCATGGTCGTTGCtacaaaacaatttttaattaaataaccTTATTAAGACAATCAACTACTTTCTGCTGACAAACACGATACTGTACGTGTGTGTGAGAGAATAGTCTATTTTTCTCGCTTACCAGCTAGTCTCTTGTGTAGCTTCAGAACAATTTCTGAAGTTATGCAATATAACGACAAAACTGAGGCATCATAGGCAAGCATAACGAATATGACCAAAGGCGGAGCACATCACATTCTGGTACATATTTGAAAAGAATGGCTAAAAATGCACCCGTTGATCAAAGTGGCCCTGCTTATAATTCAATCAGAACATTTTTTAGGTACTCAGATTTATACACTACAAATTCGTTATGCAGTTTTTCAGTGTCAAACTGTAATGGTAAGTTTGAATTTGTTCAGGGAAGTTTAATTATTTAACAAACAAGCAACCAACGACCGTTGGAAGCTAATAGTCAAGCGCTTATTCtaccaaaaatagtcttcttcagcAAGAAAACTAGCTTATCCAGCTAAAAGTGTTTGTTGGGGTTGCTTTTCAGCAGCTATTTTTAGGCTCATTTCAAATGCATTTGAGCGATACCATTCTGTGTAGGAAATTAATATGATATATGTATTAAAATGAATGAATACTTGTGTTTATATTGGGACAACATTGGAAATTAAGGATACGTTTTAGACCATTCTCTACTACATCAAAGACAATCAGGAGTAACCCTAACAAAACTCAAGTTTCTTCTCACAACATGGAATGATTTTCAACTGATGCTTACTAGTGGGTGGGTACAtggaacaggaaaaaaaataaaacctgCACATCACGTTCGTCGTTTTTCAATGCTATCGGTAGTGAGATGATACGGGATGAAGCAAGGCGATTGCAAAAGAAAAGGCGGTTTTGTTTTCAAGTAGGTACAAGTTTATCATAGCTGAAAATAAACACCGATAAGTGGAATGCCAGTTGAAGAAGCTTTATTTTTGTCATTCACTGGAAAATGTTTGATTTATTACCATGGATATCGACTGACTTTAAACAGATCATAATAGTAGCTTCAAATTTGACTAGAGACATTTATTAGCCATTTATGGAACTTATTGCTAACAAAAGGTATCTACCGACTAGGAAGAATCAGTGCTAGTGCAGCTCCGAGTAACGAGCAACCACCAAACAAGATGAAAGTCAAATTACAATAGTCCTCTATTATAAGCCCAATTATATTAGTTCCGACTACGCTTCCTAGACGGCCCATCATCAAACTCAAACACACCGCCATAGCTCGTACGCTAGTAGGGAATAGAGATACTGCTGCACCGTTTACTATAGAAATAGAAATACCAGCAAACACCATAAAAGAACAAAACAACACCAATACACCGTACGGTTCATTGATGAACACGAGTAGAACCCCTGACAATCCGGAGATTAACAAGTTAATCAACAAGATGTATCCTCGACTGATCCTCCGCAGCATGGCCGAAATGGCGAGGTACAAGAAAGTGTAAATCGATCCAAGTGCTATAACATACACGAATACATCACTAGTGACATGATCGTTACACTCATTTACGACATATGAATATAAATCCTCCTCTGGTGAGTCAACCCCTCGCAATACTTCGCATATCGTAGCTGAATCATTTCCATTGGATTTCGTCACGCGATTCACTATTTCCGGATACCATAGACCCATTCCAGCTGAACTGCAACAGATCATGAATGTCAATTATCCTAAACCAACAACCATTGTCTCAAAATACTTACACCATGAACATTCCAAACTGTAACGCGCAGCAAACCGAAAAATAGAGTAAGTTGGGTCGTTTCAGAAGTGGTACCGTTTGGTTCCACATGTTAGCAAAAATGCCGATCAATCCATGCTGCTTCACACACTCCACACTTTCGCTGCACTCCGGTGTGAGCCTTTTTACCGGAAAATCATCCCCGCTTCGTTCGGGGTGATTTTCAACGTACATCCTCCGTAGAATGGCCAACGCTTTGTCATCTTCGCCGCGAGAAATGTAGAACTTGGGACTCTCCGGCAGGAACATCAACCAGATGGCACCGATGGCTCCCGGCAGTGAGTACAGAATGAAAAGAAGTCGCCATGGTCGAAATTCCACCAGCTCGAAAATGTTGACCCGCCAATCGAAGGATAGTACTATCCAGCCAATAGCTGTAACGATATGGAAAAAGATTTTACTAGAATGTCAGTTACATTTAACAGGTTAGAGGTGAACctgccaagggctgaaagccactttaataaagaaataaaaataacaggtTGACATAGATGTGGGGACGTCTCACAGGTCTTTACTATGTCTTGCTTGTTTCGGTACAAATAGAAGCTACGCTATTTTGTCATGGCTCAACTGAGTATTTATGATTCTAATCAAATATCAATTCAGATCTTTTATAGAGTCCAGTATTTTGAACGTTGATAAACACAACCATATTTGGCTTGAACTTTTAATTAAAGAACCCCGCATATAGGAAACGCTTTGGTTGCGTTTGATAGCATTCCCATGGAAAatctgtcaaacgcaacgcaaatgtatatgtgcggggctcttaacTCTATGAGGATTCAAAAAACTAGTTCCTGGTAGCCCTTTTTGCTGATCTGTTCTGTCTGGATGTGACTTTTTTGTTATTCAACATTCTTCGTGACTTCCACCAAAAAGAAgcggaatttatttaggcttaaATATACCGCCGGAAATTAGTGCAaaagcatgattttcatacattttcatcatatTTGAGGATCGAAATCTCAattcgtagcgattcgatttggttaaaattttactaggcacctgttttcAACTTGAACCTTTATACATGATTTTGTCCTTcaaatctggaaataattataaagacaccacttttttgatatggggctccatacaacctgtttttataattatttccaatagAAACGCGTGTAAGcagaatatatgcataaatgtaGCTTTCAATGACTAAAAAATGGTTGGCCTTCTAGCGAAAAAGCCACTTGCTCGGCAGATAAGATTTGTAATGGGTTATTAGATTTGATCAAGATCATATACTTCGGAAATTGTTATTCTTAGATATTTGGATAGTTGAACTACATAAACTATGCCAAATTTGATCGGTCCAAATTATGGTCTTTTTTTAGTGAGGGTAagcggaaatctgcaaacagacacctgaggaagttaactcaggtagtgtggggatgggataacccgacccactaaaaccaaaaccctttcgccagtccgtatccccggcccgcaattaagcaatacatcaggggatgactattgagaacgctcacgcctatgctaacgcactcgacGGTATAATGccacatcgacttcaagggtggtaacctcaccacctttcgatcgcaagctatgatagtaacctatcgGTCTGTATCATAAATTCGCGTAGGATCACATCAAACACcacgcgtgaaccgcaatgacctttatatctacatacggaggtcaccgcagcccacccgcgacgtttttgttgtcggggtgagcaaagtgttcactgcatcacagtagTCTCTACTGCAGTTGCTGGTTTTGATCAAGACGCCACCAGCGCTTTAGTTTCGACATAATTCGACATAATCCgggcactccgcagaatctgcgaacccGAACCTATGCAGGAACTTTtcaaagcagccatgttcagacaacacctgggACATGTGGAAGTTGAtctgaccatgcttcctactaATCCAATTCGATACCTCCGGAATTAGTCTGTGGGTTCAACAACCTTTGACTGCAGTATCCCATGCTCTTCGatatttgagcaacgaagctgctcttttgacacgtcgcacttcaCCGAGTCCCTGTCGTTGAAGCACTCCacatattcctccagaagtatgcCTATCGGCATAatgacgcacaccgcctcataagaTATGGTGCGGTATGCGCTTGGAACCCGTAGACACATCAGCCGATGTACCCTGATTAATTTCTTAACATTGCACCTGGCCTCTAGTGCTTTGGACCATGCTGGTACGCCGTATCGGATAATAGACAATGCTACATCCGCTATAAGCCTACGTACCTGACTTTGCACCGCCGATTcgttggacatcatttgtgataacGATTTTATTGCCAATGAAGCCCCTcacataatcgacgtggctcgtaaaattgagcttatcgtcgatcatcacgctcatatgctttaatgacctcacggagttaactgtgtaGGTCTCTACGTTTATCCTCGTttgctgcaacccatggtgGTTATGCACCACATCAACCTCAGCATTGTGATGTGCTAACGCCAACCTCCTTGAGTTGAGCCATTCTTCGATTCTGCTAATCGCGTACGAAGCTTTCAATtcaacttcgtcgagagtgtcgccTGTGACCTCTAGCATTACATCATCCGCAAAGCCTTCTATTTCCACACTAGCTGGGAGATTTTATCGTAATACTCCGTTATACATGATACTctacagaaccggtccgaggatcgatccctgtggaacacctgcTGACACTTCAATCGACTGCTGACCAACGTCGGTGTCGACTAACAATATCttgttctgaaaatagcttttcagaatCCTGCACAGATAATCCGGGACTCTCAAGCGATGCAGGGAATCAGCTAGAGTTGACCAGCTAGCGTAATTAAATGCATtctttacatcaagtgtaatcaataCACAGTACCTAATACTTCTCCTATTCAAACGACGCGCTATCTTAGCCATTTCCGTTACcgaccgaattgcttcgatggtagaacgacGGAACTCATACTGGTTGCTtaataagccaccagcacactccgtATAGTCCGTCGATCTTTTTAGGATCACCCTCTCTAACAACTTACCAGGTGTTGAGTAGGCAAATTGatctgtatgccgaaggctcTCCCGGGTATTTCTCAGGCTTAGGCAATAGCACCAACTTCTGCCGTTTTcaacgatctgggaagttttcTTCGTCCAGGCAacgttggaggcagctcctgaacatatctggagcggCAAGAATCGCGTGCTTAAGAACCAGGTTAGGAATACAGTCCGGGCCTGGTGCCTTAtttagcttaagttttcttgcgacGGCGATGAGCTcgtcgttagtcactagcggtaccacgttcactgactcgtacggtgtggcgggccagttcgatgcgtcatgcttcgggaacaatccttcaacgatcctggctaacatctccggggatttctgaggaggtgtgctgttggtcctagccatcactatcctgtatttatcggctatcgcccaaatcgtctcggagctacacagaaggtggcgcatggactcaaggatggctagttcaggcgcaaataagaggtggtccaagggatcggagtcggcttcatgggtcatatcggtggtcatgctctatggtcgaactcgatccttttaccgaacaagtggccgcgcaaAGAActacatggtatcgtcgctttcgcggcgtcggtcatccgggcgggttccgagcccgaggacggaaagggtcctcgtcaaggctggggcaggcgtaggcaccgcgtcggcaagtccctctatGTGCTGGCGAATaagccctatcgcagaaaggtcaatttggggtgcacgcggcatcatcattcttgataccagtcgtgcagaggaagcaggcgcgaagtcgacccttcccaccttccgaggacatattgcgtggtaaggccacctggaaagccggcaacgcgctggcacgataccatggtgttcttctaaaaaagcgagttacgatgttcggtgctgcaaggacacgcagctaacctctagggtgcgttgtgcacaggccacccctttgaagcattactttctggttgtaccgaagggactatgggcttggcggcaaaggaaacggtttagcgggtcggggatgtagtcctgcctccctcgtttgctgttggaggtggtccctaaccccgcacttcctggacaacccaggatgtctgttgagcagattcctccattgcttaagaagaaaaaaaacagggggcctgtctaggatgtggtggggtttgacagtgggctctgttgaacctctataaaaagctgcatgtgtctgctatcaaagcgaccgtgcgctGCTCAAAGTACACAAGCCCaacaggagtgccaaccggcacatcagaattcataccagtaagatcctgattatggtatactggtcacggcaaacgacattgaACGATTCTCTATTTAtggataggattaggcgtatatgggctgacaatcgagctattctgtttccggAGTAAAAAAGAGTGCCATctttttgaaatggcaagcaggttaatggttcgtctgcctccgtcccgataaacaacctggcaggcctccggtggCGCTCAAAACCTGTAACCTATtccggtgggtagtaggttcagatgcaccattcctgatttacgcctatccggctctgaacacggtgttataaggcaccggagtcaacccttgcatgaaCTTCgctgtttacaaaggcacccatgggatcacaagagACGACTATCAGGTAGaaataacggcccggaggggagACCCTTTTAACATGGAAACAACTTCTACAAACATCGAAGGAGCAGGAGGGGGCGAATTTTTTCGCAAAAGGTGGGAAGCTGGTGCGATCTCCAATGAtgtcgcaggcagcagtagcgagTACCAGTAGTACAGCCAAGACAgctgagaaccaggcaggccaacaggagctaggatccgaaaatagggtgtccacccaaaaatcaaaaaaatagtactactcaggaggagctacaacttgggaggtccaacctgatggaggtgcgaaaacgagtcaacgagctttatgacttcgCGAAGAACAAGGACAATcttcacacgaagatcaagcttctagtgacgagcatcaagtccGCCGTTAAAGCAGCCGAACACGAACAGATCACGCTGAAAAAGAGAGCCGAAGCAGCCGAAAAGGTGCTGAAAGAAGCTGCGGAgcatatttcttgaaaaaatataatcacTTTCAAGAACACATGTTATGGtcatatttcttgaaaaaaaatttcaaatgagCCTAATTGGTTTTGAAGAAGAAGCACGCCGTAAAAAGTCAATAAAtcaatagggacacggcaggtattttcgtctgttcgtcatagtctcgaaagccaataaaagagacgcttttttgtaaaactcatacgtaccaaatcgtaagctcaggagaaacgttctgctatagtggagttctagcaaatgtacgttgcttccgttgattttagcccctacgataatggacggaaatacctgccgtgtccctatccaTAATCAAAAAATCCACATGAATTTCAACATTTACGTTAGAAACGACCTAATGAAATCGATAAAACCTCGTCACCCCTTCATCTTTCCTAGATATTTCACTTGCTGTATATATGCAAATCGGGTTTTCATCACATTGTAATTATTGTTCATTTCGGGTAGTCAGTTCCCGGAATATAGGAAATTAATTCTGATTGAACTTATGTATAAATCCCACAATCCTTTTAAAAAATGCACAAAAAGCGAGCTCagtattatttttcaaatatttagacATTTATACATCATATTCCATTCGGTTCTTTTGTGACACATATTATGCCTCATAGAAAAATGTCACGGTAGctcatgacatttttttttctgtcatttaataatattttgtgTTTCATGAACGTTACACATGCAACACGTGACCATCAAAAGATTTTCAGTTCAAGACAGTACATTTTAATGCACtgctccagggattccgaaaataatcctccagcgattccgaaggaactcctccagggatgttaaagcaaatcgttgagggattccgaagtaaatcgtcgagGTGCTCCGAACTgaattttcgaggaattccgaagcaaaccgtcAATGTATTCGGCATACATCGAATCGTGGAATGATTCtaagcaattcgtcgagggattcTCAAGCATATCATTATAGGGATTCCGATCgtcgaggaattccgaagcaaatcatagAGGGATTCCGAGGAAAAAGTTCAAGAAGCTCTGAATTGATTTTTTAAGGgaattcgaagcaaatcgttgaaggaTTCTCAAACAAATTGTCAAGGATTTCCGAAGCAAGTTTCCTAACGATTTCGGAACAATTCTTCGaacgattccgaagcaaatcaacgagagattctaaagTAAATCTTTCATGGATTATGAAGAGTAACCCCCACAGATTCCTAAGGGTATCCCTCAACGATACCGAATAAAATCCtgattctgaaagaaattcctcAGAGATTCTAATGAGAactcttctcggattctgatgggaattcctctcgaatACTAATAAGATTCCTTCCCGGATGCTGATGAGAttttttctcagaaatgagaaacaagcttatttgtcttccactcaaTTCATTATGAGTTCATTTTTCAGCAAtttattatgctatatgttgaaaattaatatcactgctaactaactttttAAATCGTAGGGgggctattttttttctaaggagggctaagccccctcttaacccccccccccttataTACGCCAATGCGTAACATTGTAGATCAACTCCATGAGTAGGCAAATACCTTTAAAATTAAGGGCTCGGTTCCTAACGGTAGGTCGACTGACGGGAGCTGGATCACGAGCGTTGGTCTAGGCCACCAGAGATGAAATAGATCACAAGAAGTGCACAACTTGAAACTGACATATATGCCTTGGTCGTGGGGGCAAGATTACAGGCAACAGGAACGGATCTTGGTTACAACGGTCTGGCTATGAACTAAAATAATTCTTTATTGATTGGATATGACTTCTAGAAATGTGGAACTAGCCACCAAAGTAAGCTAATGAGTGAAGATCTTGGAAGCTGTACTGGCGTTGACCAACGTTGCCTGCGTCACTTTTGATTCAGAGACACAATAAATTGCTAGCAAGCCTAGCCATAGCCCGAAAACCATAAGGTGATACGAGTAAACCTGATGTTGCAGTATTTAATTTTTGGAAGCCTTGGAATCATGAAAGGATATGGGGCTTAAGACTTCTTCTTATCTTCCCTTTAGTAATGCCAATGCCTTTAACTGACGATATCCTACAACAATTGTATACAAATATTGATATGAATTGATTTCCATGTGCCGTTTACGAACAAATCATCACTAGTCGTAAAAATGTATTTGGTTTGGTTTCTGAGAGTCCAGTttagtattatttttttaaaaggaCAGAGTGGTTTGCTTAACATTTAATAGTTGTCTCCAATCAACTTGGTCCTTGGCTGCACGTCGTCAATATTGCAGTCTATAGAGAATATCCAGATTTTTTAACATTCTTACATGGAATTCCAAGAAAAAATGTATCAGCTGATTAGGAGCTACATCTTAATTCCAACACGAAAATGGATCTCTATAAAGATATTTCGACAGTATCTACTTTGGTTCGAAAAATCATCAGCGTTAATGTGAAATCAAACCGGAAAAGGAAACATTCTCCATAATAGAATTTTGGTTTGAAGCGAATTTGAAGACCATGTCGTTCCGACATGACTTTTATGAGACAAATATAAAATTCTGAAAGTTACAGAGGCTAAATACGGCTACAGAATAGTGTTTTCATTGGTTTCATCACATCATACTTTTTATTCATGTACTTACTTCCAGTGAAGACATACGACAAACCAACTGCAACGCTGGCAAATGAAATCACCACCGTTCGTTTTTCAGTTTTGGTAAATTCTCCCAAATAGGCATAAATTGTCGCAGACGGTGCAGAAATGCTGTAAACAAAAGTAAATTGTGGTTCAAAATTGTCAACTGAAATGTAAAATAACATAATTTCATCTCACACAACGTGGCAGAAGATTCTTACCTCATTCCAACGACCAACCGCAGCACAGCGATAGTGGCGAAATTAACTGCCATGCTTGACACCAGCGAACACAGGGTAGTGATTACCAGCGAAAGCACGATCACGTTTTTCCGCCCTTTGGTGTCTGCCACATAACCCCATAAGTGCGACGTCAAGATGATACCTGTTGTTTGTGAGAGGCAACGAAGATATCGGAAAACGGGAAAACAGAAAAGAATTTATTACAGTTGGTTTCTACACACTGACTTCTAGTCATATACAGCTTCCCGGTAAGATGAGCTTTAAGTGCACTGAGCACTGCCAGTAAGAGGTTGCAGTATTGCACCTCTCCAGCGGTTTATAGATAAAGCACAGTGTAAACAG
Encoded proteins:
- the LOC134205154 gene encoding synaptic vesicle glycoprotein 2B-like, yielding MVHDPKNIVVGNLFFIESSTDGKRGQTKNNELKSHTFDEAIDIVGFGRTGWHVFLVSALIMLAVINETMGISILIPASHCDLNLSATDKGVLTGVSFAGIILTSHLWGYVADTKGRKNVIVLSLVITTLCSLVSSMAVNFATIAVLRLVVGMSISAPSATIYAYLGEFTKTEKRTVVISFASVAVGLSYVFTGTIGWIVLSFDWRVNIFELVEFRPWRLLFILYSLPGAIGAIWLMFLPESPKFYISRGEDDKALAILRRMYVENHPERSGDDFPVKRLTPECSESVECVKQHGLIGIFANMWNQTVPLLKRPNLLYFSVCCALQFGMFMVSAGMGLWYPEIVNRVTKSNGNDSATICEVLRGVDSPEEDLYSYVVNECNDHVTSDVFVYVIALGSIYTFLYLAISAMLRRISRGYILLINLLISGLSGVLLVFINEPYGVLVLFCSFMVFAGISISIVNGAAVSLFPTSVRAMAVCLSLMMGRLGSVVGTNIIGLIIEDYCNLTFILFGGCSLLGAALALILPSR